The Crocinitomicaceae bacterium genome includes a region encoding these proteins:
- a CDS encoding lamin tail domain-containing protein, with protein MKTKLLIFCCGIMFLSQQVKAQGCPANLFFSEYIEGSSFNKVIEIYNPLPYTVDLNDYVLELYTNGSSTPSAQFFMGDTIAPNQKYIICHPTADAPVLSIADTTSGVLNFNGDDAFILKHEFTFDTLDIIGVVGVDPGTSCIVHPKFKNTGLI; from the coding sequence ATGAAAACAAAATTACTCATCTTCTGTTGTGGCATAATGTTCCTCAGCCAACAGGTTAAGGCCCAAGGATGCCCTGCCAATCTTTTTTTCTCAGAATATATTGAAGGCTCATCATTCAACAAAGTGATTGAAATTTATAATCCATTGCCATACACTGTTGATTTGAATGACTACGTGCTGGAATTATACACCAACGGATCAAGCACTCCATCAGCACAGTTTTTTATGGGTGACACCATTGCGCCCAATCAAAAATATATTATCTGTCATCCAACTGCAGATGCACCTGTGCTGTCAATTGCAGATACTACGAGTGGGGTACTTAATTTTAATGGTGATGATGCCTTTATTTTAAAACATGAATTCACCTTTGATACACTGGACATTATTGGCGTAGTTGGTGTTGACCCCGGAACGTCATGTATAGTTCACCCCAAATTTAAGAACACTGGTCTAATTTGA
- a CDS encoding transposase, which produces MTSRRKRRNFNPEFKVKVVLEALKERESIQQLAQKYEIHPNQITAWKQEFVKNAACIFSSDQKDTAMSDKDHENLLARIGQLLVENDFLKKSLS; this is translated from the coding sequence ATGACCTCAAGAAGAAAGAGAAGGAACTTCAACCCGGAGTTCAAAGTAAAAGTAGTTCTGGAAGCTCTGAAAGAACGAGAATCAATTCAGCAACTCGCTCAGAAGTATGAAATTCATCCAAATCAGATTACTGCCTGGAAACAAGAATTTGTAAAAAATGCGGCGTGTATTTTTTCATCTGACCAAAAAGATACAGCGATGAGTGATAAAGATCATGAAAATCTGTTAGCGCGCATTGGACAACTTCTGGTGGAAAATGACTTTTTAAAAAAAAGTCTCTCCTAG
- a CDS encoding IS3 family transposase, translated as MVERARLPSGQKRIGRLYKLLDLKAIVPRPHTSKSHPHHFKYPYLLRNLKIEKSNQVWATDITCIPMKTGYLYLSAIMDLHSRFIVGWSLSNTMEASWCTAVMKDAIARHGKPQIVNTDQGSQYTSSEHTELLKQNDIKISMDGTGRAIDNIFIERFWRTLKYEHLKFKDYHNGIELYKVIEEFMNDYNFDRMHSSLDYKRPANIYSKNDAA; from the coding sequence TTGGTTGAGAGAGCACGGCTACCGAGTGGACAAAAAAGAATCGGCAGACTTTATAAATTATTGGATTTGAAAGCCATTGTTCCTAGGCCACACACATCAAAATCCCATCCACATCATTTTAAATATCCTTATCTGCTCAGAAATTTAAAAATCGAAAAATCGAATCAGGTTTGGGCCACTGACATTACCTGTATTCCAATGAAAACCGGCTACCTATATCTGTCGGCAATTATGGATTTGCACAGTCGTTTTATAGTTGGCTGGAGCTTGTCAAACACAATGGAAGCGTCATGGTGCACGGCAGTGATGAAAGATGCGATCGCGCGTCATGGTAAACCTCAAATTGTAAATACTGATCAGGGATCGCAATACACTTCTTCAGAACACACTGAACTTTTAAAACAAAATGACATCAAAATTTCAATGGATGGAACGGGAAGAGCCATTGACAATATTTTTATCGAACGCTTTTGGAGAACGCTCAAATACGAGCACTTAAAGTTCAAAGATTACCACAACGGTATTGAACTTTACAAGGTGATCGAGGAATTTATGAACGATTACAATTTTGATAGGATGCATAGCTCACTTGATTACAAAAGGCCAGCAAATATTTATTCCAAAAATGATGCAGCTTAA
- a CDS encoding T9SS type A sorting domain-containing protein → MIRNSTISIGTTDWALSSGTQWLVAMQDDFTNLQIHNFSAPTNEYVLQNFTICENDSVLVNGTYLKLSGTYYDTLTAVSGCDSIVMTDVFTNPTSLVAKDTSNCPGTPIFIGGAFQTITGTYYDTIPSIITGCDSVITWNYTHLPTDFIAVNANMCEGDSMYLEGGWQKLDGVYTDIFSSAITGCDSTVQTTLAITSIDASFILSNLFDTLLANMSGANYQWLECPAYTVIAGATDQEYQVIANGYYTVEVSLNGCVDTADCLLVEVENLSEYKQTNLINLYPNPVDDVLTIDKIESVDGVLYLYDISGKLVATHLITSERSQLDLSDLNRGIYQVHFISENRHESQLLIVK, encoded by the coding sequence TTGATTAGAAATAGTACTATTTCTATTGGAACAACTGATTGGGCTTTAAGCAGCGGCACCCAATGGTTGGTTGCAATGCAAGATGATTTCACCAATCTTCAAATTCACAATTTCAGCGCGCCTACTAATGAATATGTTCTGCAAAATTTTACTATTTGTGAAAATGACAGCGTATTGGTAAACGGCACTTATTTAAAATTGTCCGGAACCTACTATGATACCTTAACCGCGGTGAGTGGTTGTGATAGTATTGTGATGACAGATGTATTTACAAATCCAACTTCATTGGTTGCTAAAGACACAAGCAATTGCCCGGGCACACCCATTTTTATTGGCGGCGCATTTCAAACCATCACCGGAACGTATTATGATACCATCCCATCAATCATCACCGGATGTGACAGTGTAATAACCTGGAACTATACCCATCTACCCACTGATTTTATTGCGGTAAATGCCAACATGTGCGAAGGTGACAGCATGTATCTTGAAGGAGGGTGGCAAAAATTAGATGGCGTCTATACAGATATTTTCAGCAGCGCAATCACCGGTTGTGACAGCACTGTCCAAACTACGCTTGCAATAACAAGTATTGATGCAAGTTTTATTCTTTCTAATTTATTCGACACATTATTGGCAAATATGTCCGGTGCAAATTATCAATGGTTAGAATGTCCGGCATACACAGTCATAGCCGGAGCAACTGATCAGGAATATCAAGTAATAGCCAATGGGTATTATACCGTTGAAGTGAGCTTGAATGGCTGTGTAGATACGGCTGATTGCTTGTTGGTTGAGGTTGAAAATTTATCTGAATATAAACAAACAAATCTGATCAACCTCTACCCTAACCCGGTTGATGATGTTTTAACTATTGATAAAATTGAATCAGTTGACGGTGTTTTGTACCTCTATGATATAAGTGGAAAATTGGTTGCAACTCACCTTATCACCTCAGAGCGCAGCCAACTTGACTTGTCTGACTTAAATCGCGGAATTTATCAGGTACATTTCATTTCTGAAAACAGACACGAATCTCAGTTGCTTATTGTGAAATAA
- a CDS encoding GNAT family N-acetyltransferase, producing MSSKPIFLISEDKALLQADVIQRMLNKTYWGKGRTVEEIQKTISNSRCYGVYLNGEQIGFARVLTDEVAMAYLSDMLIDDRFQGQGIGQQLLDYIFKDKPYQHVQRWILRTLDAHSLYEKFGFTAPEKPEVYMEKVFKPWSGN from the coding sequence ATGAGTTCAAAACCAATTTTCCTGATTTCAGAAGACAAAGCACTACTGCAAGCTGACGTGATTCAGCGAATGCTCAATAAAACGTATTGGGGCAAAGGGCGCACTGTAGAAGAAATACAGAAAACCATTTCCAATTCTCGGTGTTATGGTGTTTACCTGAATGGTGAACAAATTGGTTTTGCCCGAGTATTAACGGATGAAGTTGCAATGGCTTACTTAAGTGATATGTTGATTGATGACCGTTTTCAAGGCCAAGGAATTGGTCAGCAATTACTGGATTACATTTTTAAAGACAAACCATATCAACATGTGCAGCGATGGATACTCAGAACATTAGATGCACATTCACTGTATGAAAAATTCGGATTCACCGCACCTGAAAAGCCGGAAGTGTACATGGAAAAAGTATTCAAACCCTGGAGCGGGAATTAA
- a CDS encoding T9SS type A sorting domain-containing protein, whose translation MTIKLFFSALVLGASLSASAQAVNYPNGSTVADFTVTDTDGNTINLYTITASGKYVVLDFFFDTCGPCQTWQPTFNELYDKYGCNAGDIFCVSINNGTDTDAEVIAYEAAYGGSFHHSPAVSADGGGGAVKTTFGVSAYPTFCLIGPDNKMIVNDIWPLTDITTFEATFPVPPTPMACSFAGTEEILVTDLIVYPNPANQTANLIFTSAEASSATIEIINMQGEVLVSTSTELISGTNKIQLDVANLSAGQYMIQVTAANALQTFRFSIVH comes from the coding sequence ATGACAATAAAACTATTCTTTTCAGCCCTTGTATTAGGTGCATCACTGAGTGCTTCAGCTCAGGCAGTCAATTATCCAAACGGATCTACCGTAGCAGATTTTACGGTAACAGATACCGATGGAAACACCATCAACCTCTACACTATTACCGCATCAGGTAAATACGTGGTGCTTGATTTTTTCTTTGATACCTGCGGTCCATGTCAAACTTGGCAACCTACATTCAATGAACTTTATGATAAATATGGTTGCAATGCCGGTGATATTTTTTGTGTTTCAATCAATAACGGAACCGATACCGATGCAGAGGTAATTGCCTACGAAGCTGCATACGGCGGATCATTCCATCATTCACCGGCGGTAAGTGCAGATGGTGGCGGAGGTGCGGTAAAAACAACGTTTGGTGTAAGTGCTTACCCTACTTTTTGTTTGATCGGGCCTGACAATAAAATGATTGTAAATGATATCTGGCCATTGACTGATATCACCACTTTTGAAGCCACTTTTCCTGTGCCTCCTACTCCAATGGCGTGCAGTTTTGCAGGAACAGAAGAAATACTTGTAACAGATCTTATCGTATATCCCAATCCTGCTAACCAAACTGCGAACCTTATTTTTACATCAGCAGAGGCTTCATCAGCAACTATTGAAATCATCAATATGCAAGGTGAAGTATTAGTGAGTACATCTACTGAATTGATCAGCGGAACCAATAAAATTCAATTGGATGTTGCCAATCTTTCAGCCGGACAATACATGATTCAGGTTACTGCCGCTAATGCATTGCAAACATTCAGATTCAGCATTGTTCATTAA